Part of the Diabrotica virgifera virgifera chromosome 6, PGI_DIABVI_V3a genome, agtgctagtcaaaagtccgtactccccctcttatcttttgaacggttttacctataatagtgaaatttggatggaggaaattaactgacgtaagcttcttaactagttatgacaggtgacgtaatagtgacagatgacgttacagagccactgtgaccgataattttaaatgggaccttatggcaagtgatacctcgtttgaaaggtattcaaaatacctactcagccatactaatttttttgtgttttagttgattttgattttggtgaataaattaaataaatataatattgtagcttcgcatttaattaataaaaattcaaatgtacgcctatggtttttttgtcaaaaaagttgacgtttttcgattctctagtagtttttacgtcaacgtcaacctttttgacaagtaatcataggcggaattttgaattaattaaatgaaactacaattttatatttatttcattaattcgtcaaaattagcttaaacttaaaaaatattagtatgactgaataggtattttcaatacctttcaaacgaggtgtcacttgccataaggtcccatttaaaattatctgtcacagtggcgctgtaaagtcatctgtcactattacgtcacctgtcatgactagttaagaagcttacgtccgtttatttcctatctccaaatttcactattataggtataaccgttcaaaagatacgaggggggtacggacttttgactagcactgtatattaacATACAAGGTGactgattagtggggtaaagctctgtagatccgttatagtaatagatagcgataaaGTTTGGTGATGATAAGTTTGGTTATGTGTAATGTTTGGATCTtcacaataaatattttaaataaagtaatattaCTCACAGGCAATACAAAGTGCCGACTTTCCttgatattttattgttttttaggtGTGGGCAAATCATGTCTGTTACTACAATTTACCGACAAGCGCTTTCAACCGGTTCATGATTTAACTATTGGTGTGGAGTTTGGAGCTCGAATGATCACCATCGATAGCAAACAAATCAAGCTACAGATCTGGGACACAGCTGGACAGGAGGCATTTAGGTCCATTACGAGATCGTATTACAGAGGTGCTGCAGGCGCACTTCTAGTCTACGATATTACTAGAAGGGAAACATTCAACCATCTTACTACCTGGTTAGATGATGCAAGGCAACACTCGAATTCAAATATGGTCATAATGTTGATCGGAAACAAAAGGTATAATTTTTTGGTGTTGTGTTATGTGCTATTACATTGTAGACttcttttgttagcagttgctgctagggcatccctgccatttcgttcattgCAATCCGTGATTGCACGCTGTGGTTTGTCCAGTTttgtcagagagagcagcatatgtgcctcctgatgagacactaataagtttcgaaaccggtagaggtgcttgctgcactctctgattgaactggaataatgatgcggctgtactTTCGTGTTGCAactaaattgaaaatggttattcatttttggtattttttattcaaaataccctttttcaaaatgttttaatttactATTGCAATCTTGATAAgattattcaacagcaacgtgaagactgtaTTACTGtatggagcagaaacttggaaatgtcaagaaaatgtatcggACAGATACAGGTGAtcataaataaatgcctaaggaagattcttaacatttactggccaaacaGCATATCAAACCAAGAGTTATGGACAAGACTTAACCAGGAACCTATATCTAAATTTGGATGGGGCGCACACTAAGAAGACCTGACACAGACATAGTCCGGCAAACCCTGAATACACACCACATGGAAAGAAAAGACCAGGTAGACCCATAGAAATGTGGAAAAGAAGTGTAGagaaagaaattaatgctattgggaaaacctgggcagaattaaagatcagtgcaaaggttaggacagaatggaggcagacagttgacgccctatgTTCTTCATGGAGTGAAGAGTAATAAGTATTGCAATCTTGTTCTTCTAATACCATCTTTTACTATTGCAATCTTCTTCCTCAAGTACCAtatccgcgacggaggttggcaatcatcatagctattcggactttagagatggctgctctgaaacGTTCATTTGATATAGTACATCCTTACCATTCTCTGAGGTTGCACAGCCACGATTTTCTatgtctccctatgcttctttttccgtGAATCTTTCCCTaaataatcaattggagcaagtggTATCACTCTCCCTGTGAAATATGTctgagatattccaatttttttgttttgatgggatttaagatttccatttctttattcatctttctcagaacctctttgtttgtgacatgttctgtccacgatattttcagtaTTCGTCTATACATCCACAGCTCAAATGATTCCAGATTTTTCATTGATGTTGCACTCAagatccaagcttccattccataataCAAAGTTGAGAAAACGTAGTACTTAGCCAACCTAACTGCCTaacttagctccaacttcaaatctcttgttcagagcacttttctcattttgttaaaatttgctctagcctgtTCTATTAtgattttgattttctggaagtaatcatttgtgaaGTTGATCATCGTTTCAAGATATGCATGTTGGTCTACCCGTTGACATTGGTGTCGTTATATTTTGGTGATACGATTACCTCAGGATCTTGATATGATATAATACTTAAATCTTAATCACACTTTGGGTGACCAAGGAGGCAaagtaaataattttttacttCCTAGCTATTAGAAACAAACTCTGGGCGAAAATAATAGAGTTTCAGCTTCTTATTTGTACAGTTTTCACTTACTAAGATTCATTACTAAGATTCCGTTCATGAAGAAGCTACATCATGCTGCAATTAAAGTTTTAGGGTAAAGTTAAAATCAGTCAAATTTTATCATTGTTTAAACCCATTACAATAATTTTTGCATCttataaaaccatatttttttagTGATCTAGAAAGTAGGAGAGAAGTTATGAAAGAAGAAGGTGATGCTTTTGCACGAGAACATGGTCTAGTCTTTATGGAAACTTCTGCCAAAACAGCTGCTAATGTTGAGGAAGCTTTTATCAATACTGCCAAAGAAATATATGAAAAGATTCAAGAAGGTGTGTTCGACATAAACAATGAGGTAAGAAATTCCTAATTTTACTTGTTTAGGGAACCTAAACCTTAACACTTGCTATATATAGAATCAATTTACATGACCTTtaaataatgcaaatattttttatactaaTCTTTTACTATACTTATTTCATTTTACTAGTTTTCATTataattcaaatttttaatcaATACATACCAATCACAATGTATCAACTATATTGAAATTACCTGCTACATTAGCAGAGGTTCAAAAAAGAACCATGGCTAGAAGGGACATACTACAAAATGGAGAAGAAAACTAATGAATACCTAAGAATGACCAAGTAAGAAAATTCTTTAAAGCAGTTTCAGGGATCAAGGCTGGGCACCTAGCAAGAACAGGAAACTTCCTTCAAGACGATAGTGGACAGCTTATTACTGTTGACAATATACATACAGCTGAAATAGAAGACCAATACCCAGACAAATAAGAAGTAACTCAAgcaattaaaaaacttaaaataataaGGCACCAGGCAGCGATGGTATAACCGCGAGTGCTTAAAATATGGAGGAGAAGCGTTGCACAGATCTATTACAAGTTAATTCAAAGCATTTGGTGAAAAGAAATAAAGCCAAATTAATGGAAACCAGGGGTTATTGTACCAATccacaaaaaaggaaacaaaaagcaATGTATTAACTTCTGGGGAATAACGCTCATAAATACTACCTAGAAAGTCGTTGCAAACATCCTGTTTAGAAGAACCAAAATATACACAGAATAAATCGTTGGGgattatcaatgcggatttagacAGCGTCGCTCTACTATTGACCAGCTATTCACAATTGGgtccgtgcaagttcggaaaagcgacacctggtttcatagctcagcagcTTTTGTCGCACTTTTAATtgtattggccaattatattagtcctgccTGGTTGCTggacaattgtcaaggccatagcccaaaaaaatgaTAAGAAGAAAAGTAagtttgaggttatgttattaaaagataaacaattgtatgtagtaaataaaattaattattaaaatgcactactacaagcaaaatacaattaattaaatttaattttatataataattgcatatcatatcgatattgtggagcaacatataatttttcttcttcattgacagtagatatgaaatatacgtcaatttgacaatttcaattgacaatgaattatttaagaaagttgcaatatttctccgccattcgcgcacgatcgtttcttgtatcccctccaagtacttgcacacagcgaatagaACAGATAATGGAAAAAGGGTAGAGTTTAATTGTGAGCTTTATCAgatgttcatagattttaaacaggtATTTGATAGAGTATGCATGGTTAGACTGTGAATAGCGATGCAATAAACTAGTTAATTTGATAGGGGTGAGTATGGAAGGGTTAGGATGTAAGGTGAGAATTGGAGAACAATACTCGGAGAGATTCgaaataaacaatggactaaaacaTACAGATGCACTATCATCTCAACTCTGCAACTTATCTCTGGAACTCATAATCAGAAGTGTAAGAATCAAAAAACCGACTACAGTATTCTAGTGAAGGACCAAACATACTGTTGGCATTTACAGATGATATCGATCTAATAGGAAAGACCAGATCAAGGCTGAAGGAGACTTTCTTCaggttcgagaaggaagcagagCATATGTATATTAGTCGCAATAATCGAAATAGCGATAGAATCGAATAGAACATTACCATCaatgactttaactttgagcgcgttagagaattTAAGTATGTATCTTGGAACAACcataactgaagacaataacggatcacaagaaataaacaataggaaACAAGCCGGCAATAGGTGCCATTTTGTAAAAA contains:
- the LOC126887428 gene encoding ras-related protein Rab-2, yielding MSYAYLFKYIIIGDTGVGKSCLLLQFTDKRFQPVHDLTIGVEFGARMITIDSKQIKLQIWDTAGQEAFRSITRSYYRGAAGALLVYDITRRETFNHLTTWLDDARQHSNSNMVIMLIGNKSDLESRREVMKEEGDAFAREHGLVFMETSAKTAANVEEAFINTAKEIYEKIQEGVFDINNEANGIKIGPQHSPTNPSLPGSGGAGGSQGSGCC